Proteins from one Mycobacterium sp. SMC-2 genomic window:
- the mycP gene encoding type VII secretion-associated serine protease mycosin, with the protein MIRSGSACLAAALAAMLWTCPSALAIEAPKVDPGVPPPSGAPGPVQPMEQRGPCSVSGVIPGSDPAAVTPSQAALNLPGAWEFSRGEGQLVAVLDTGVRPGPRLPNVDPGGDFVETTDGLTDCDGHGTLVAGLIAGQPGDDGFAGVAPAARVVSIRTTSAKFSPRTPGGDPLTARVSLDVTTLGRAIVHAADLGARVIEISTLTCSPADRPVDQAALGAAIRYAAVDKDAVIVAAAGNTGPTGSVGGGTSCESNPLTDLSRPDDPRNWAGVTSLSIPSMWQPYVLSVASLTPDGQPSKFTMAGPWVGIAAPGERIVSIGNADGGGLANGLPDEHQQQVALSGTSYAAGYVAGVAALVRSKYPELNATQVVHRITATAHNGARAPSNVVGAGSVDPVAALTWRLPAGSPPPGAPVKPVAVPPAPAPKDTTPRTVALAGTAALAVLVAVAGAIAATATRRRKDPTP; encoded by the coding sequence ATGATTCGGTCCGGATCGGCCTGTCTCGCAGCGGCTTTGGCGGCCATGCTGTGGACGTGTCCGTCGGCCTTGGCCATCGAAGCGCCAAAGGTCGATCCGGGCGTCCCGCCGCCGAGCGGGGCCCCGGGCCCCGTGCAGCCGATGGAGCAGCGCGGTCCGTGCAGCGTGTCGGGGGTCATTCCCGGCAGCGATCCCGCGGCCGTCACGCCCAGCCAGGCCGCGCTGAATCTGCCCGGCGCGTGGGAATTCTCGCGCGGTGAGGGTCAGCTGGTGGCGGTGCTCGACACCGGGGTGCGCCCGGGACCGCGGCTGCCCAACGTCGATCCGGGCGGTGACTTCGTCGAGACGACCGACGGGCTGACCGACTGCGACGGCCACGGCACCCTGGTCGCCGGGCTCATCGCCGGCCAGCCCGGGGACGACGGCTTCGCGGGCGTGGCGCCCGCGGCGCGGGTGGTGTCGATCAGGACCACGTCGGCCAAGTTCTCGCCCCGGACGCCGGGCGGGGACCCGCTGACGGCGCGGGTGTCGCTGGACGTCACGACGCTGGGCCGCGCCATCGTGCACGCGGCCGACCTCGGCGCCCGGGTGATCGAGATCTCCACGCTCACTTGCTCGCCCGCCGACCGGCCCGTAGACCAGGCCGCGCTCGGCGCGGCGATCCGCTACGCCGCGGTGGACAAGGACGCGGTGATCGTGGCCGCCGCCGGCAACACCGGACCCACCGGATCGGTCGGCGGCGGAACGTCCTGCGAGTCCAACCCGCTCACCGACCTGAGCCGCCCGGACGATCCGCGCAACTGGGCCGGCGTCACGTCACTGTCCATCCCGTCGATGTGGCAGCCGTACGTGCTGTCGGTGGCCTCGCTGACACCCGACGGGCAGCCGTCGAAATTCACCATGGCCGGGCCATGGGTGGGCATCGCGGCGCCCGGCGAACGCATCGTGTCGATCGGCAACGCCGACGGCGGCGGCCTGGCCAATGGGCTGCCCGACGAACACCAGCAACAGGTCGCGCTGAGCGGCACCAGCTATGCGGCGGGCTACGTGGCCGGCGTCGCGGCGCTGGTGCGCAGCAAGTACCCCGAACTGAACGCCACGCAGGTCGTGCACCGGATCACCGCGACCGCGCACAACGGCGCAAGGGCGCCGTCCAACGTCGTCGGCGCCGGCAGCGTCGACCCGGTGGCGGCCCTGACGTGGCGGCTGCCCGCCGGAAGCCCGCCTCCCGGCGCGCCGGTCAAGCCGGTCGCCGTCCCGCCGGCGCCCGCCCCCAAGGACACCACCCCGCGCACCGTCGCGCTGGCCGGAACCGCCGCGCTGGCCGTACTTGTCGCGGTCGCGGGCGCGATCGCCGCCACCGCCACCCGCCGACGAAAGGACCCCACCCCGTGA
- the eccE gene encoding type VII secretion protein EccE: MSLRWIPTPGPGRITLALLAVVPAAMAYPWRSPRDYWLLGIAAAVVIVLFGCWRGLYFTTLLRRRLAIMGRGEATAAEPGSATATTALLRVGAHGDDAGPLPLPLIARYLDRYGIRADKIRITNRDNASDATRRETWIGVTISATDNLAALRARSERIPLRETAEVTARRLADHLRELGWQVTSVAPDDVPRLLTAKARERWSGVQRGASDYLAAYRIQVDAGLAETLEAVRAHRGRETCTAVEFAGDGTHTTVAAACAFLTDTPPRRAAPVPGLIAQRGNHRPALAALDLLSTRRLDGHTEAPVGLLAQLDWPPPVNEAPAAETART; the protein is encoded by the coding sequence GTGAGCCTGCGCTGGATACCCACCCCCGGGCCCGGGCGAATCACGCTGGCACTGCTGGCGGTCGTGCCCGCGGCGATGGCCTACCCCTGGCGCTCGCCCCGGGACTACTGGCTGCTCGGCATCGCCGCTGCCGTCGTGATCGTGCTGTTCGGCTGCTGGCGCGGTCTGTATTTCACCACGCTGCTGCGCCGCCGGCTGGCGATCATGGGCCGCGGCGAGGCGACCGCAGCCGAACCCGGCTCCGCCACCGCGACGACCGCGCTGCTGCGCGTCGGGGCGCACGGCGACGACGCCGGCCCGCTGCCGCTGCCGTTGATCGCCCGCTACCTGGACCGCTACGGCATTCGCGCGGACAAGATCCGGATCACCAACCGCGACAACGCATCCGATGCGACGAGGCGCGAGACCTGGATCGGGGTCACCATATCGGCCACCGACAACCTGGCCGCGCTGCGCGCGCGCTCCGAACGCATCCCGTTACGCGAGACCGCGGAGGTGACGGCGCGCCGGCTGGCCGACCACCTGCGCGAGCTCGGATGGCAGGTCACCAGCGTCGCGCCCGACGACGTCCCGCGTCTGCTCACCGCCAAGGCCCGGGAGAGATGGTCCGGGGTGCAGCGCGGGGCGTCGGATTACCTTGCGGCATACCGGATCCAGGTGGACGCGGGCTTGGCCGAGACCCTCGAGGCGGTTCGGGCGCACCGCGGGCGGGAGACATGCACGGCGGTGGAGTTCGCCGGTGACGGGACGCACACCACGGTCGCGGCCGCGTGCGCCTTCCTGACCGACACGCCGCCGCGGCGGGCCGCGCCGGTGCCCGGGCTGATCGCGCAGCGCGGCAATCACCGGCCCGCGCTTGCCGCGTTGGATCTGTTGTCCACGCGGCGGCTCGACGGGCACACCGAGGCGCCGGTGGGCCTGCTGGCGCAGCTGGACTGGCCGCCTCCGGTGAACGAGGCGCCGGCCGCCGAGACCGCTAGAACATGA
- a CDS encoding S9 family peptidase, with amino-acid sequence MAPDTSIDPPIPVPDIPGALQGADVENDVGGLPPNSALSPRQRMVVEGSAVGDLALRTWVSSLLAATVAPVVVAASLRHSEARAERANLQFYAELGAQRDPVKSFPAPTESPRVSSRRASPLTEWAAGGTVHNIAFESSFKAINPAMREQWAAWRSNNIVRAQHWRHDDGPRPTLCVIHGFMGSSYLANGRFFALPWYYRSGYDVLLYTLPFHGKRAERHSPFSGFGYFAGGLSGFAEAMAQAVHDFRSVVDYLRGTGVDRIALTGISLGGYTSALVASVDDRLEAVIPNCPVVTPATLFDEWFPANKLVRLGLRLSHINRAELTDGLSYHCPLSYRPLLAPDRRMIITGLGDRMAPPDHAVKLWEHWDRCALHWFPGSHVLHVSQLDYLRRMTAFLQTVMF; translated from the coding sequence GTGGCGCCCGACACTTCGATTGATCCGCCCATTCCCGTTCCGGACATCCCCGGTGCATTGCAGGGTGCCGACGTAGAAAACGACGTCGGCGGATTACCCCCGAATTCCGCATTGTCCCCCCGCCAGCGCATGGTAGTCGAGGGCTCGGCCGTCGGCGACCTCGCCTTGCGCACCTGGGTGTCGTCGCTGCTGGCCGCGACGGTGGCGCCGGTCGTGGTCGCCGCCTCCCTGCGGCACTCCGAAGCCCGCGCCGAACGCGCCAACTTGCAGTTCTACGCCGAGCTGGGCGCGCAGCGGGATCCGGTGAAGTCGTTTCCCGCGCCCACCGAATCGCCGCGGGTCTCGTCGCGGCGGGCCAGCCCGCTGACCGAATGGGCGGCGGGCGGCACGGTGCACAACATCGCGTTCGAAAGCAGCTTCAAGGCGATCAACCCGGCGATGCGCGAGCAGTGGGCCGCCTGGAGGTCCAACAACATCGTGCGCGCGCAGCACTGGCGCCACGATGACGGGCCGCGCCCGACGCTGTGTGTCATCCACGGCTTCATGGGCTCGTCGTACCTGGCCAACGGGCGGTTCTTCGCGCTGCCGTGGTACTACCGCTCCGGCTACGACGTCCTGTTGTACACCTTGCCGTTTCACGGCAAGCGGGCCGAACGGCATTCGCCCTTCAGCGGTTTCGGCTATTTCGCGGGCGGGCTGAGCGGTTTCGCGGAGGCGATGGCCCAGGCGGTGCACGATTTTCGGTCCGTCGTCGATTATCTGCGCGGTACCGGCGTCGACCGCATCGCGCTGACCGGCATATCGCTGGGGGGTTACACCTCGGCGCTGGTGGCCTCGGTCGACGACCGGCTCGAGGCCGTCATCCCGAACTGTCCCGTCGTCACCCCGGCGACCTTGTTCGACGAGTGGTTCCCGGCCAACAAGCTCGTGCGACTGGGGCTGCGCCTGTCCCACATCAACCGGGCGGAGTTAACGGATGGGCTGTCCTACCATTGCCCGCTGAGCTATCGCCCGCTGCTGGCCCCCGACCGGCGGATGATCATCACCGGCCTCGGCGATCGGATGGCGCCGCCCGACCATGCCGTCAAGCTGTGGGAGCACTGGGATCGCTGTGCGCTGCACTGGTTTCCGGGCAGCCACGTGCTGCACGTGAGCCAGCTGGACTACCTGCGCCGGATGACCGCGTTCCTGCAGACCGTCATGTTCTAG
- a CDS encoding trans-aconitate 2-methyltransferase has protein sequence MWDPDVYLAFADHRSRPFYDLLSRVGAQRARRVVDLGCGPGHLTQYLSRRWPDAVIEALDTSPEMVAAAKERGIDAVVGDLRDWKPKPDTDVVVSNAALHWVPEHTDLLVRWAQQLPAGSWIAVQIPGNFETPSHATVRTLARREPYAKIMRDIPFRVGAVVQPPIQYADMMLDAGCKVDVWETTYLHQLTGDNPVLEWITGTALVPVRERLGDEDWERFRQELIPLLDDAYPPRPDGTTIFPFRRVFIVAEVGGSRRSAG, from the coding sequence ATGTGGGATCCCGATGTCTACCTGGCGTTTGCGGACCATCGCAGCCGGCCCTTCTACGACCTGCTGTCCCGGGTGGGGGCCCAGCGGGCCCGGCGGGTGGTCGACCTGGGTTGCGGGCCCGGCCATCTGACCCAGTACCTGTCCCGGCGCTGGCCGGACGCGGTGATCGAGGCGCTGGACACCTCGCCGGAGATGGTCGCCGCCGCAAAGGAACGCGGCATCGACGCCGTCGTCGGCGACCTGCGGGACTGGAAGCCCAAGCCCGACACCGACGTCGTGGTCAGCAACGCCGCCCTGCATTGGGTGCCCGAGCACACCGACCTGCTGGTCCGGTGGGCACAACAGCTGCCGGCCGGATCGTGGATCGCCGTCCAGATCCCGGGCAACTTCGAGACGCCGTCACACGCCACGGTGCGGACCCTGGCCCGCCGCGAGCCCTACGCCAAAATCATGCGAGACATACCGTTTCGTGTCGGTGCGGTGGTGCAGCCGCCCATCCAGTACGCCGACATGATGCTGGATGCCGGCTGCAAGGTCGACGTCTGGGAGACCACGTACCTGCACCAGCTGACCGGTGACAACCCGGTGCTGGAATGGATCACCGGGACGGCGCTGGTCCCGGTGCGCGAGCGGCTCGGTGACGAAGACTGGGAACGGTTCCGCCAGGAACTCATCCCGCTGCTGGACGACGCCTACCCGCCGCGGCCCGACGGAACGACCATCTTCCCGTTCCGGCGGGTGTTCATCGTCGCCGAGGTCGGCGGCTCGCGGCGCTCCGCCGGCTAA
- a CDS encoding sulfatase produces the protein MTQLAPGEAADRKDNVLIVHWHDLGRYLGVYGHPDVLSPRLDRFAAEGILFTHAHATAPLCSPSRGSLFTGRYPQSNGLIGLAHHGWEYRNGVRTLPQILTDSGWYSALFGMQHETSYPQRLGFDEFDVSNSYCEYVVDKAGEWLREGIEDLAGQPFLLTAGFFETHRPYPRDRYEPADSAEVDPPGYLPDTPGVRDDLASFYGSIATADAAVGRLLDTLADTGLDAGTWVVFFTDHGPAFPRAKSTLYDAGTGIAMIIRPPTGRGLAPRVYDELFSGVDLLPTLLGLLGLDVPPDVDGVSHARALVAPDPHTVPVRDHVYTTKTYHDSFDPIRAIRTKEYSYIENYASRPLLDLPLDIEESPSGLAVAPFVTGPRPERELYDLRADPTETTNLLAGDDAGADEVATDLAVRLHDWRQRTGDVIPSEFAGTRIAARYTETYLKIHRQKPTARSAIAADRGIDKEVSG, from the coding sequence GTGACGCAATTGGCGCCGGGCGAAGCAGCCGACCGAAAAGACAACGTGCTGATCGTGCACTGGCACGACCTGGGGCGCTACCTCGGCGTCTACGGCCACCCGGATGTTTTAAGCCCACGGCTGGACCGGTTTGCCGCCGAGGGCATCCTGTTCACGCACGCGCACGCCACGGCGCCGCTGTGCTCGCCGTCGCGCGGATCGCTGTTCACCGGCCGCTACCCGCAGAGCAATGGCCTGATCGGGCTGGCGCACCACGGCTGGGAATACCGCAACGGCGTGCGCACCCTCCCGCAGATCTTGACCGACTCAGGTTGGTACTCCGCGCTTTTCGGCATGCAGCACGAGACGTCCTACCCGCAGCGGCTGGGCTTCGACGAATTCGACGTGTCGAACTCCTACTGCGAGTACGTGGTGGACAAGGCCGGCGAATGGCTGCGCGAGGGCATCGAGGACCTGGCCGGCCAGCCCTTCCTGTTGACCGCCGGGTTCTTCGAGACCCACCGGCCGTATCCCCGGGATCGCTACGAGCCGGCGGACAGCGCCGAGGTCGATCCGCCCGGCTACCTGCCCGACACCCCCGGGGTGCGCGACGACCTGGCCAGCTTCTACGGGTCGATCGCCACGGCCGACGCCGCCGTCGGCCGGCTGCTGGACACGCTGGCCGACACCGGACTCGACGCCGGCACGTGGGTGGTGTTCTTCACCGACCACGGCCCCGCGTTCCCCCGCGCCAAATCCACGCTTTACGACGCGGGAACCGGGATCGCCATGATCATCCGGCCCCCCACCGGCCGGGGACTGGCCCCGCGGGTTTACGACGAGCTGTTCAGCGGCGTGGACCTGCTGCCGACGCTGCTGGGCCTGCTGGGTCTCGACGTTCCCCCCGATGTCGACGGGGTGTCGCACGCGCGCGCCCTCGTCGCGCCGGACCCGCACACCGTGCCGGTCAGGGACCACGTGTACACCACGAAGACCTACCACGACTCGTTCGATCCCATCCGCGCGATCCGCACCAAGGAATACAGCTACATCGAGAATTACGCGTCCCGGCCGCTGCTCGACCTTCCGTTGGACATCGAGGAGAGCCCGTCCGGGCTGGCCGTGGCGCCGTTCGTCACCGGCCCGCGCCCGGAGCGCGAACTCTATGATCTGCGCGCCGACCCCACCGAGACCACCAACCTGCTGGCCGGCGATGACGCAGGGGCCGACGAGGTCGCCACCGATTTGGCTGTGCGGCTTCATGATTGGCGGCAGCGCACGGGTGACGTCATCCCGTCGGAGTTCGCCGGCACCCGCATCGCCGCGCGTTACACTGAGACGTATCTGAAGATTCATCGGCAAAAGCCGACGGCCCGGTCGGCGATCGCCGCCGACCGCGGCATCGACAAGGAGGTGAGCGGTTAG
- the bluB gene encoding 5,6-dimethylbenzimidazole synthase: MARVSDEAFSPQERRAVYRVISERRDMRRFSPGGVVGEDVLARLLQAAHAAPSVGLMQPWRFIRITDDSLRRRIHALVDAERPLTAAALGERAGEFLALKVEGILECAELLVVALCDDREKHVFGRRTLPQMDLASVSCAIQNLWLAARSEGLGMGWVSLFDPQLLASLLDMPPGAEPVAILCLGPVPEFPDRPALELDGWAVARPLSEFVCENRWSRRAHAPPE; this comes from the coding sequence ATGGCTCGCGTGAGCGACGAGGCCTTCAGCCCGCAGGAGCGGCGGGCGGTCTACCGGGTGATCTCCGAGCGGCGGGACATGCGCCGGTTCTCCCCCGGCGGCGTGGTGGGCGAGGACGTGCTGGCGCGCCTGCTGCAGGCCGCACACGCGGCGCCCAGCGTCGGTCTGATGCAGCCCTGGCGGTTCATCCGGATCACCGACGATTCGTTGCGGCGGCGCATTCACGCCCTCGTCGACGCGGAGCGCCCGCTCACCGCCGCGGCGCTGGGCGAGCGCGCCGGGGAATTTCTGGCGCTGAAAGTCGAAGGCATCCTCGAGTGCGCCGAGCTGCTGGTGGTCGCGCTCTGCGACGACCGTGAGAAACACGTGTTCGGCCGGCGGACGCTACCGCAGATGGATCTGGCGTCGGTGTCGTGCGCGATCCAGAACCTGTGGCTGGCCGCGCGCTCCGAAGGCCTTGGCATGGGCTGGGTTTCGCTGTTCGATCCGCAGCTGTTGGCCTCCCTGCTCGACATGCCCCCCGGCGCGGAGCCGGTGGCCATCCTGTGCCTGGGGCCGGTGCCCGAATTCCCCGATCGGCCGGCGTTGGAGCTGGACGGCTGGGCCGTCGCCCGCCCGCTGTCGGAGTTCGTCTGCGAGAACCGCTGGAGTCGGCGCGCCCACGCTCCCCCCGAGTAG
- a CDS encoding L,D-transpeptidase: MRRLLTSLSASACATFVAVALAPIGAAAGAPWFANAVGNATQVVSVMSTGGSNATMDIYQRTAAGWQALRTGVPTHVGSAGMAPQAKSGVPATPMGVYTLDSAFGTAPNPGTGLPYTQVGPNHWWSGDDHSPTFNSMQVCQKAQCPFNTAESENLQIPQYKHAVVMGVNKNKTPGGGSAFFFHTTDGKPTEGCVAVDDAQLVSIMKWLRPGALIAITK, translated from the coding sequence ATGCGCCGACTGCTCACTTCGCTGTCCGCTTCGGCGTGCGCGACTTTCGTGGCGGTGGCCCTGGCGCCGATCGGTGCCGCGGCCGGCGCGCCCTGGTTCGCGAACGCCGTCGGCAATGCCACGCAGGTGGTTTCGGTGATGAGTACCGGTGGATCGAACGCGACGATGGACATCTACCAGCGCACCGCCGCCGGCTGGCAGGCGCTGCGGACCGGGGTTCCCACCCACGTCGGTTCGGCGGGCATGGCACCGCAGGCCAAGAGCGGGGTGCCGGCCACCCCGATGGGCGTCTATACCCTGGACTCGGCCTTCGGCACCGCGCCCAATCCCGGGACCGGGCTGCCGTACACGCAGGTGGGACCCAACCACTGGTGGAGCGGAGACGACCACAGCCCCACCTTCAACTCCATGCAGGTGTGCCAGAAGGCGCAGTGCCCGTTCAACACCGCCGAAAGCGAGAACCTGCAAATCCCGCAGTACAAGCACGCGGTCGTGATGGGCGTCAACAAGAACAAGACGCCGGGCGGCGGTTCGGCGTTCTTCTTCCACACCACCGACGGGAAACCCACCGAGGGATGCGTCGCGGTCGACGACGCTCAGCTGGTGTCGATCATGAAATGGCTGCGGCCCGGCGCGCTCATCGCCATCACCAAGTAG
- a CDS encoding nuclear transport factor 2 family protein, producing MCCNDLMTPHELADIEAIKQVKYRYLRALDTKRWDDFADTLAEDVLGDYGSSVGEEHHFTNRVDLVNFMRKSLGPAVITEHRVTHPEISVTGDEATGTWYLQDRVIVADFNFMLIGAAFYRDRYRRTEDGWKISATGYDRTYEATMSLAAIDFKVKPGRALD from the coding sequence GTGTGCTGCAATGACCTGATGACCCCTCACGAACTCGCCGACATAGAAGCCATCAAGCAGGTCAAGTACCGGTATCTGCGCGCGCTGGACACCAAGCGCTGGGACGACTTCGCCGACACGCTGGCCGAGGACGTTCTCGGCGACTATGGCTCATCGGTGGGCGAAGAACACCATTTCACCAATCGCGTCGACCTGGTGAACTTCATGCGCAAATCTCTTGGGCCGGCGGTCATTACCGAACACCGGGTGACTCACCCGGAGATCAGCGTGACCGGCGACGAGGCCACGGGCACCTGGTACCTGCAGGACCGCGTGATCGTCGCCGATTTCAACTTCATGCTGATCGGCGCCGCCTTCTACCGCGACCGATACCGGCGCACCGAGGACGGCTGGAAGATCAGCGCGACCGGCTACGACCGGACCTACGAGGCGACGATGTCGTTGGCCGCCATCGACTTCAAGGTGAAGCCCGGCCGCGCGCTGGACTGA
- a CDS encoding TetR/AcrR family transcriptional regulator, whose translation MSIVAGPAAGGSIGPTRRTRAPRKRGDDTRARIIDETVRCISEEGFAAATAKHVAERAGVTWGVIQYHFGDRNGLLMAVVDDGVDRLIESLSSADVSELPLRERIEVVVDTAYSCYSSPTSMAAFEILRATRGGRGESPRRHLLEINAAIGQLGRLITDDPANAGVAEVIWATLRGVVLVQMVTGAAIDWSLERRALIDMVTRVLQ comes from the coding sequence ATGTCCATTGTTGCAGGTCCGGCGGCCGGGGGCTCGATCGGCCCCACCCGGCGCACCCGCGCGCCGCGCAAGCGCGGCGACGACACCCGCGCGCGAATCATCGACGAGACGGTCCGCTGCATCTCCGAGGAAGGCTTCGCCGCCGCGACCGCCAAGCATGTCGCCGAACGCGCGGGCGTGACATGGGGCGTCATCCAGTATCACTTCGGCGATCGCAACGGCCTGTTGATGGCCGTCGTGGACGACGGGGTGGACCGGCTGATCGAGAGCCTGTCGTCGGCCGATGTCAGCGAGCTGCCGCTGCGCGAGCGCATCGAGGTGGTCGTCGACACGGCGTACAGCTGCTACAGCAGTCCGACGTCGATGGCGGCCTTCGAGATCCTGCGCGCGACCCGCGGCGGGCGGGGCGAGTCGCCGCGGCGGCACCTGCTGGAGATAAACGCCGCGATCGGCCAGCTGGGACGCCTGATCACCGACGATCCGGCGAATGCCGGAGTGGCCGAAGTCATCTGGGCCACGCTGCGGGGTGTGGTGCTGGTGCAGATGGTCACCGGGGCGGCGATCGACTGGAGCCTGGAACGACGGGCCCTGATCGACATGGTCACCCGTGTGCTGCAATGA
- a CDS encoding Hsp70 family protein, producing MYDPLGLSIGTTNLVAARNESPPVIRRSVLTLYPHCAPKVGIPEDTSYLSGPGVMMKGFVERIGDSVALVSADGSAHEPELLTVEALDAMVRAVGADASHSDISIAVPAYWKPVTVQALRDGLRTHLGFVRSGMAPRLVSDAIASLTAVKSELGLPDEGVVVLLDFGGGGTSATLVNVAGDFELISATMRYAALSGDEIDQELLLRVFEKLGRGSGIDPASTAAVGQLGALREQCRLAKERLSTDVVTEIAAELGERSCSFTLKRDDLEDLMADRLTGFIYALDDMLVRYRTNWADLAAVATVGGGAHIPLVAERLSIHGRIPVLTPSQPALAAACGALLLASRGDELSLRTRTSMSLLASANATGNVVDLGAGDVLVIDDEALTDRELAWSQTEYPGDLRVRFGGETYDEDGPSGWSMRLNVIDPPPDRSWRRLRLSQLIIGMSALVAMTAIGGVAYTLTGIEHRQAPPAPSVAPRPAPPASPLVPRTVAPPPPTAVPPPPSAAPVPSPAPPPPEPPPPVVVTTQAPPVYTPRHTAPPATQQPTTTATTTPPPTTTTTTTSETPPPPSTTTTTTTTVPMTTEWIHVPLLPVPIPVQVPQTQAPPAPQYTPYPQYPQYPQYPGNSQNPFLSPGY from the coding sequence ATGTACGACCCACTCGGGTTGTCGATCGGGACCACCAACCTGGTCGCTGCGCGCAATGAAAGCCCACCGGTCATCCGGCGTTCGGTGCTGACTCTCTATCCGCACTGCGCGCCGAAAGTCGGCATTCCCGAGGATACTTCGTACCTGTCCGGGCCCGGCGTGATGATGAAGGGCTTCGTCGAACGCATCGGCGACTCGGTGGCGCTGGTGTCCGCCGACGGGTCCGCGCACGAGCCCGAACTGCTCACGGTGGAGGCGCTGGACGCGATGGTGCGCGCCGTCGGCGCGGACGCGTCCCATTCGGATATCTCCATCGCCGTGCCCGCGTACTGGAAACCCGTTACCGTGCAGGCGTTGCGCGACGGGCTGCGCACGCATCTGGGATTCGTCCGCAGCGGCATGGCGCCCCGGCTGGTCTCGGACGCGATCGCGTCGTTGACCGCGGTGAAGTCCGAGCTCGGCCTGCCCGACGAGGGTGTGGTCGTACTGCTCGATTTCGGTGGCGGAGGTACGTCGGCCACGCTGGTGAATGTGGCGGGCGACTTCGAACTGATCAGCGCGACAATGCGTTACGCGGCCCTGTCCGGCGACGAGATCGACCAGGAGCTGCTGCTGCGGGTGTTCGAGAAACTCGGCCGCGGCAGCGGCATCGACCCGGCCAGCACGGCGGCCGTCGGACAGCTCGGCGCGCTACGCGAACAGTGCCGGCTGGCCAAGGAGCGGCTGTCCACCGACGTGGTCACCGAAATCGCCGCCGAGCTCGGCGAACGCAGCTGCAGCTTCACGCTGAAGCGAGACGATCTCGAAGACCTGATGGCGGACCGGCTGACCGGCTTCATCTACGCCTTGGACGACATGCTCGTGCGCTACCGCACGAACTGGGCCGACCTGGCGGCGGTGGCGACCGTCGGCGGGGGAGCGCACATTCCGCTTGTCGCCGAACGGCTTTCGATCCACGGGCGCATCCCGGTTTTGACGCCGTCGCAACCCGCCCTCGCGGCGGCCTGCGGCGCGTTGCTGCTGGCCTCGCGCGGCGACGAGCTCAGTTTGCGCACGCGGACGTCGATGAGCCTGCTCGCCTCCGCCAACGCCACCGGCAACGTCGTCGACCTCGGGGCCGGTGACGTGCTGGTGATCGACGACGAGGCGCTGACGGATCGCGAGTTGGCCTGGTCGCAGACCGAGTACCCCGGCGACCTGCGGGTGCGGTTCGGCGGCGAAACCTACGACGAAGACGGGCCGTCCGGCTGGTCGATGCGTCTGAACGTGATCGACCCGCCCCCCGACCGGTCGTGGCGCCGACTTCGGTTGTCGCAGTTGATCATCGGTATGTCCGCGCTGGTGGCCATGACGGCGATCGGCGGTGTGGCCTACACGCTGACCGGCATCGAACATCGCCAGGCCCCGCCGGCGCCCAGCGTCGCGCCCCGGCCGGCGCCGCCGGCCAGCCCGCTGGTGCCGCGCACCGTCGCGCCCCCGCCCCCGACGGCCGTGCCGCCCCCGCCCAGCGCCGCGCCAGTGCCCAGCCCCGCACCGCCGCCGCCCGAACCGCCGCCGCCCGTGGTCGTCACCACGCAGGCGCCACCCGTCTACACGCCGCGACACACCGCTCCGCCGGCGACTCAGCAGCCGACCACGACGGCCACGACGACGCCCCCGCCGACGACGACCACGACGACCACGAGCGAAACGCCGCCCCCGCCGTCGACGACCACGACCACCACCACGACGGTGCCGATGACCACCGAGTGGATCCATGTGCCGCTGCTGCCGGTGCCGATACCCGTCCAGGTCCCGCAGACGCAGGCGCCACCGGCGCCGCAGTACACCCCGTATCCGCAGTATCCGCAGTATCCGCAGTACCCGGGCAACTCGCAGAATCCCTTCCTGAGCCCCGGCTACTAG